One Brachyhypopomus gauderio isolate BG-103 chromosome 15, BGAUD_0.2, whole genome shotgun sequence genomic region harbors:
- the LOC143476597 gene encoding uncharacterized protein LOC143476597 isoform X3 yields MSFNVFTVLALIATVTATVAAINTTDDPSSMVNMDFNNSRNSTMPTVTESSLGANISSSVGLQPSLTTISTKAVVQNANISSSVGLQPSLTTISTKAVVQNGEKQRSDKTAFITIFILVVMCLAAAITCYIVQRKQRRFSVDLHVKNEDAQIPLSDVEPEVFESHNANDMQTFTTVEASSTLGGLDTADGVKGPSEAEVKPAGAPDTGEGELTILDLNEEPTISTKTSMESLDEPLNDNKSNNNRD; encoded by the exons ATGAGCTTTAATGTCTTTACAGTTCTGG CTCTTATAGCCACAGTCACTGCTACTGTAGCAGCGATTAACACTACTGATGATCCATCCTCAATGGTGAATATGGATTTCAACAACTCCAGGAATTCAACCATGCCTACTGTAACAGAGTCCTCACTGGGAG CAAACATATCTTCCAGTGTTGGTCTTCAGCCCTCACTCACAACCATCTCAACTAAAGCGGTGGTGCAAAATG CAAACATATCTTCCAGTGTTGGTCTTCAGCCCTCACTCACAACCATCTCCACTAAAGCGGTGGTGCAAAATG gaGAGAAACAACGCAGTGATAAAACAG CATTTATCACAATCTTCATCCTTGTTGTGATGTGTCTTGCTGCAGCCATAACCTGTTACATTGTTCAAAGAAAACAAAGA AGGTTCTCTGTGGATCtacatgtcaaaaatgaagaTGCACAGATCCCACTTAGTGATGTCGAGCCAGAAGTGTTTGAATCCCACAATGCCAATG ACATGCAAACATTCACCACTGTTGAAGCCTCCTCAACATTAGGGGGTCTGGATACAGCAGATGGAGTAAAAG GCCCAAGTGAAGCTGAGGTGAAGCCAGCAGGTGCCCCAGACACTGGAGAGGGTGAGCTGACCATCCTGGACCTGAATGAGGAGCCCACTATCTCCACCAAGACCTCCATGGAGTCTCTGGATGAGCCACTGAATGACAACAAAAGCAACAACAACAGAG
- the LOC143476597 gene encoding uncharacterized protein LOC143476597 isoform X1 yields the protein MSFNVFTVLALIATVTATVAAINTTDDPSSMVNMDFNNSRNSTMPTVTESSLGANISSSVGLQPSLTTISTKAVVQNANISSSVGLQPSLTTISTKAVVQNANISSSVGLQPSLTTISTKAVVQNGEKQRSDKTAFITIFILVVMCLAAAITCYIVQRKQRRFSVDLHVKNEDAQIPLSDVEPEVFESHNANDMQTFTTVEASSTLGGLDTADGVKGPSEAEVKPAGAPDTGEGELTILDLNEEPTISTKTSMESLDEPLNDNKSNNNRD from the exons ATGAGCTTTAATGTCTTTACAGTTCTGG CTCTTATAGCCACAGTCACTGCTACTGTAGCAGCGATTAACACTACTGATGATCCATCCTCAATGGTGAATATGGATTTCAACAACTCCAGGAATTCAACCATGCCTACTGTAACAGAGTCCTCACTGGGAG CAAACATATCTTCCAGTGTTGGTCTTCAGCCCTCACTCACAACCATCTCAACTAAAGCGGTGGTGCAAAATG CAAACATATCTTCCAGTGTTGGTCTTCAGCCCTCACTCACAACCATCTCCACTAAAGCGGTGGTGCAAAATG CAAACATATCTTCCAGTGTTGGTCTTCAGCCCTCACTCACAACCATCTCCACTAAAGCGGTGGTGCAAAATG gaGAGAAACAACGCAGTGATAAAACAG CATTTATCACAATCTTCATCCTTGTTGTGATGTGTCTTGCTGCAGCCATAACCTGTTACATTGTTCAAAGAAAACAAAGA AGGTTCTCTGTGGATCtacatgtcaaaaatgaagaTGCACAGATCCCACTTAGTGATGTCGAGCCAGAAGTGTTTGAATCCCACAATGCCAATG ACATGCAAACATTCACCACTGTTGAAGCCTCCTCAACATTAGGGGGTCTGGATACAGCAGATGGAGTAAAAG GCCCAAGTGAAGCTGAGGTGAAGCCAGCAGGTGCCCCAGACACTGGAGAGGGTGAGCTGACCATCCTGGACCTGAATGAGGAGCCCACTATCTCCACCAAGACCTCCATGGAGTCTCTGGATGAGCCACTGAATGACAACAAAAGCAACAACAACAGAG
- the LOC143476597 gene encoding uncharacterized protein LOC143476597 isoform X2, translating to MSFNVFTVLALIATVTATVAAINTTDDPSSMVNMDFNNSRNSTMPTVTESSLGANISSSVGLQPSLTTISTKAVVQNANISSSVGLQPSLTTISTKAVVQNANISSSVGLQPSLTTISTKAVVQNGEKQRSDKTAITCYIVQRKQRRFSVDLHVKNEDAQIPLSDVEPEVFESHNANDMQTFTTVEASSTLGGLDTADGVKGPSEAEVKPAGAPDTGEGELTILDLNEEPTISTKTSMESLDEPLNDNKSNNNRD from the exons ATGAGCTTTAATGTCTTTACAGTTCTGG CTCTTATAGCCACAGTCACTGCTACTGTAGCAGCGATTAACACTACTGATGATCCATCCTCAATGGTGAATATGGATTTCAACAACTCCAGGAATTCAACCATGCCTACTGTAACAGAGTCCTCACTGGGAG CAAACATATCTTCCAGTGTTGGTCTTCAGCCCTCACTCACAACCATCTCAACTAAAGCGGTGGTGCAAAATG CAAACATATCTTCCAGTGTTGGTCTTCAGCCCTCACTCACAACCATCTCCACTAAAGCGGTGGTGCAAAATG CAAACATATCTTCCAGTGTTGGTCTTCAGCCCTCACTCACAACCATCTCCACTAAAGCGGTGGTGCAAAATG gaGAGAAACAACGCAGTGATAAAACAG CCATAACCTGTTACATTGTTCAAAGAAAACAAAGA AGGTTCTCTGTGGATCtacatgtcaaaaatgaagaTGCACAGATCCCACTTAGTGATGTCGAGCCAGAAGTGTTTGAATCCCACAATGCCAATG ACATGCAAACATTCACCACTGTTGAAGCCTCCTCAACATTAGGGGGTCTGGATACAGCAGATGGAGTAAAAG GCCCAAGTGAAGCTGAGGTGAAGCCAGCAGGTGCCCCAGACACTGGAGAGGGTGAGCTGACCATCCTGGACCTGAATGAGGAGCCCACTATCTCCACCAAGACCTCCATGGAGTCTCTGGATGAGCCACTGAATGACAACAAAAGCAACAACAACAGAG